In one Carettochelys insculpta isolate YL-2023 chromosome 6, ASM3395843v1, whole genome shotgun sequence genomic region, the following are encoded:
- the POLD4 gene encoding DNA polymerase delta subunit 4 codes for MGRKRLITDSFQVVKKQQQAPDTKEGSLQPEAVPAPADPPASSSLEPDQLEMLRQFDLHWEYGPCTGITRLQRWERAESLGLNPPVVVRETLLEHEGDPSFMYCLWHAYPL; via the exons atgggCAGGAAACGCCTCATCACCGACTCCTTCCAGGTGGTGAAGAAGCAGCAACAGGCCCCTGACACCAAGGAAGGGAGCCTGCAGCCAG AGGCAGTGCCAGCTCCAGCTGATCCCCCTGCAAGCAGCTCCCTGGAGCCAGACCAACTGGAAATGCTCAGACAGTTTGACCTCCACTGGGAGTATGGGCCCTGCACTG GGATCACCCGGCTGCAACGCTGGGAGCGGGCGGAGtccctggggctgaacccccctGTCGTCGTGCGGGAGACACTGCTGGAGCACGAGGGAGACCCCAGCTTCATGTACTG cctctggCATGCCTACCCCCTCTGA